In Meleagris gallopavo isolate NT-WF06-2002-E0010 breed Aviagen turkey brand Nicholas breeding stock chromosome 2, Turkey_5.1, whole genome shotgun sequence, the following are encoded in one genomic region:
- the NANP gene encoding LOW QUALITY PROTEIN: N-acylneuraminate-9-phosphatase (The sequence of the model RefSeq protein was modified relative to this genomic sequence to represent the inferred CDS: inserted 2 bases in 1 codon), producing the protein MQTPHATGRRQAEEGKLSSSLSPQDAGETLPPDTGGGEPARHPASLPEAPTPKLWARAIKASAAQPLRLARPQGQLANSGDPSSQGKGRAAAICQRGRLRHARTAPRTADAAGLKGRGRARQSRAAVSGRTLLCALQVVNALRSKHHCGEGDARGICDKVQAKLLKECHDPAKTCITELRISHWEEAIQETIGGEANRSLAAECYFLWKATRLRHLTLAEDTRGMLTELRKAVRLLLLTNGDRQTQREKIEACACQPYFDAIVVGGEQKEEKPAPSIFHYCCDLLXVQPAECVMVGDSLDTDIQGGLNAGLRATVWLNKSMAAPANASPVPHYVISSVLDLPAVLQKIEHKVNAKLGTDRAAGGTEAR; encoded by the exons ATGCAAACTCCGCACGCAACGGGGAGGCGACAGGCGGAGGAGGGGAAGctctccagctccctcagcccccAAGATGCAGGCGAGACGTTGCCTCCTGACACAGGGGGCGGCGAGCCCGCCCGCCACCCCGCTTCCCTCCCTGAGGCTCCAACGCCGAAACTTTGGGCCCGGGCCATAAAAGCATCCGCGGCTCAGCCGCTCCGCCTGGCGAGGCCCCAAGGGCAGCTGGCAAATAGCGGCGACCCCTCGAGCCAGGGGAAGGGCCGGGCAGCGGCGATTTGTCAGCGAGGCCGTCTGCGGCACGCCCGCACCGCGCCGCGCACCGCGGATGCCGCGGGTTTAAAG GGGCGGGGCAGGGCAAGGCAAAGCAGGGCGGCGGTGTCCGGACGGACTTTGCTCTGTGCGTTGCAGGTGGTGAACGCCCTCCGCTCCAAGCACCACTGCGGGGAGGGAGACGCCCGCGGGATCTGCGACAAGGTGCAGGCGAAGCTCCTCAAGGAGTGCCACGACCCCGCCAAGACGTGCATCACCGAGCTGCGGATCTCGCACTGGGAGGAGGCGATCCAGGAGACCATCGGCGGCGAGGCCAACCGCAGCCTGGCCGCGGAGTGCTACTTCTTGTGGAAGGCCACCCGGCTGCGGCACCTGACGCTGGCCGAGGACACGCGGGGCATGCTGACCGAGCTGCGCAAGGCCGTCCGCCTGCTGCTCCTCACCAACGGCGACCGGCAGACGCAGCGCGAGAAGATCGAGGCGTGCGCCTGCCAGCCCTACTTCGACGCCATCGTGGTGGGAGGCgagcagaaggaggagaagCCCGCGCCGTCCATCTTTCACTACTGCTGCGACCTCCT GGTGCAGCCGGCGGAGTGCGTCATGGTGGGGGACTCTCTCGACACAGACATCCAGGGAGGGCTGAACGCCGGCCTGAGAGCGACCGTCTGGTTAAACAAGTCGATGGCGGCCCCGGCCAATGCCTCCCCGGTGCCTCATTACGTCATTTCGTCCGTTCTCGATCTGCCGGCGGTGCTGCAGAAGATAGAGCACAAAGTGAACGCCAAGTTAGGGACTGACCGTGCGGCGGGCGGGACCGAGGCACGCTGA